Sequence from the Corallococcus sp. EGB genome:
CTGCTCATCGACGACGCCATCGTGGTCATCGAGAACATCGTCCGTCACATGGAGGAGGGCGCGTCCCCCATGCAGGCCGCGCTCGAGGGCGCGGGACAGATTGCCCTCGCGGTGCTCGCGGTGACGCTGGCCATCGTGGCGGTGTTCATCCCGGTGGCCTTCATGGACGGCATGATCGGCAAGTTCTTCTACCAGTTCGGCGTCACGGTGGCGGTGGCCACGCTCATCTCCTACTTCGTGTCCATGACGCTCACGCCGATGCTGTCCTCGCGCCTGTTGCGTGAGCACGGCCACCCGACGGGCATCTCCGCCGCGGTGGAGAAGGTGCTGGTGGGCATGGAGAACGGCTACCGGAAGATCCTGGGTGGCATCCTCCGTCACCGCCTCATCACGATGGTGGTCGCGGTGGCGGTGCTCTTCGCGACCTTCGGCCTGATGCGGTTCCTGAAGTTCACGTTCATCCCCGAGCAGGACAACGGCAACATCAAGCTCACGGTGGAGCTGCCCATCGGCTCCACCATCCAGGACACGCAGGCGCAGCTGGACACCTTCGCCGCGCAGGTCCAGGCGCTGCCGGGCATCGCCTCCACGTTCACCACGGCGGGCGGCGGCGTGCAGGAGGAGGTCCACAAGGGCGAGGTGCTCATCAACCTGAAGTCGGTGAACGAGCGCGCCTTCAAGCAGAGCGAGCTGAAGGCCTACCTGCGCCAGGTCATCAAGCCGCCCCCGGGCGTCGTGGTGGCGGTGCAGGACGTGGCCGCCGTGTCAGGCGCGGGTTCGCGGTCGCAGCAGGTGCAGTTCAACCTGCGCGGCGACAACTGGAAGGAGCTGACGGAGTCCGCGGAGAAGATGCGCAAGGCGATGCTCCAGAACCCGGGCCTCACCGACGTGGACATGACCTACCGCTCAGGCAAGCCGCAGTACGACGTGCAGGTGGACCGCGACCGCGCGGCCACGCTGGGCGTGCCGGCCGCGTCCCTGGGCGCCACGCTGCGCGCATACCTGGGCCGCGACAAGGTGCTGGACTACCGCGAGGGCGGTGACACCTACGACGTGAAGCTGCGCCTGCCGCCGGAGACGCTGGCCTCCGCGGACGCGCTCGGGCAGCTGGCCGTGCGTGCCCCGAGCGGGCAGCTGGTGGAGCTGCGCAACCTGGCGCGCATCGTCCCCGCGGAAGGGCCGGTGCAGATCGACCGCCAGTCCCAGAAGCGGCAGATCACCATGCTGGCGAACCTGAAGGAGGGCTACGCGCTGTCGGACGCCATCTCCTACATGCAGCACTACGCCTCCACGGAGCTGCCCAAGAGCGTCATCGGCGAGCTGGAAGGCAACGCGAAGGAGCTGGGCAAGTCGGTGGCCGCGTTCGGCACCGCGCTGCTGCTGGGTATCATCCTCATCTACATGATCCTCGCGGCGCAGTTCGAAAGCCTCATCCACCCGTTCACGATCATGCTGTCCCTGCCCTTCGCCTTCATCGGGGCCATTGGCGGCCTGCTCGTCACCGGCCAGTACATGTCCATGTTCGCGCTCATCGGCGTCATCATGCTCATGGGTCTGGTGGTGAAGAACGGCATCCTCCTGGTGGACTTCACGCTGCAGGTCCGAGAGAAGGGACGCACGGCGCACGAGGCGCTCCTGGAGGCCGCCCCGGTCCGTCTGCGCCCGATCCTCATGACGACCATCGCGATGATCGCCGGCATGATCCCGGTGGCGCTGGCGAAGGGCGACGGCGCGGAGACGCGCGCGCCCATGGCCATCACCATCATCGGCGGCCTCATCACCTCCACGTTCCTCACGCTGGGCGTGGTGCCGGTGGTGTACTCACT
This genomic interval carries:
- a CDS encoding efflux RND transporter permease subunit; the encoded protein is MSPLKTFISRPIFTAMLMLAVVVFGLFAYPKIGVDQFPDVDFPVVTVTTVLAGADPETIEKNVSDPLEEALNTLNGVEVLKSINVESVSQIVVQFKLSTKVDIAAQDVRDRVQATLSKLPDEVETPVVEKFDIGAAPIITLALAGALPVQELTRVADDIVKPALQRQPGVGSIDIVGGREREIQLVVDPNRLRGYGLAISDVSQALKAQSLDVPGGRSMDAGRERIVRLTSEAKSVEEIRNIIITSSGGAPVRVRDIAEVVDGPAEQRSGAKSGERSAVALVVRKQSGSNTVQVADLVKESLDEINKSLPGGVQVETVTDNSRFIRSSIHAVQEDLILGGVLAVLIVLVFLRNLRSTIVAAIALPVSVVGTFAVMAALGFTFNMITMLALTLSIGLLIDDAIVVIENIVRHMEEGASPMQAALEGAGQIALAVLAVTLAIVAVFIPVAFMDGMIGKFFYQFGVTVAVATLISYFVSMTLTPMLSSRLLREHGHPTGISAAVEKVLVGMENGYRKILGGILRHRLITMVVAVAVLFATFGLMRFLKFTFIPEQDNGNIKLTVELPIGSTIQDTQAQLDTFAAQVQALPGIASTFTTAGGGVQEEVHKGEVLINLKSVNERAFKQSELKAYLRQVIKPPPGVVVAVQDVAAVSGAGSRSQQVQFNLRGDNWKELTESAEKMRKAMLQNPGLTDVDMTYRSGKPQYDVQVDRDRAATLGVPAASLGATLRAYLGRDKVLDYREGGDTYDVKLRLPPETLASADALGQLAVRAPSGQLVELRNLARIVPAEGPVQIDRQSQKRQITMLANLKEGYALSDAISYMQHYASTELPKSVIGELEGNAKELGKSVAAFGTALLLGIILIYMILAAQFESLIHPFTIMLSLPFAFIGAIGGLLVTGQYMSMFALIGVIMLMGLVVKNGILLVDFTLQVREKGRTAHEALLEAAPVRLRPILMTTIAMIAGMIPVALAKGDGAETRAPMAITIIGGLITSTFLTLGVVPVVYSLLDQLAARFKRSKGNDAGFAGGPGTAHGPSNQDREREAAAAAAARVETA